In a single window of the Cydia pomonella isolate Wapato2018A chromosome 2, ilCydPomo1, whole genome shotgun sequence genome:
- the LOC133534596 gene encoding histidine-rich glycoprotein-like, protein MKLVIAVALVCLVAVYAREIDQTQDLVPAESKGHHHESGGGKEHHAHHHHEHGEKGHKGHKGHHHHHKGEHGDHGKHHHEGHHEEHGGGHKKHHDEHDHHGHHHEHGHHHKGGKHGHKKHHDKGEKTEGYHKKYHKDHFHKDHHFYDDHHHEGKHHKHGKHHGHHEKHGGDHKKGGHHEHGHHEHHHGKHGHHDKHHHDEDHKGHKGHHGHEEHHHHHHDHGKKGGHHDGKEWGFHHGKH, encoded by the coding sequence ATGAAGTTGGTTATAGCAGTGGCACTAGTCTGCCTTGTGGCGGTGTACGCCAGGGAGATAGACCAGACTCAGGATCTGGTTCCCGCAGAGAGCAAAGGCCATCATCATGAGTCTGGTGGCGGCAAAGAGCACCACGCCCACCACCATCATGAACATGGGGAAAAAGGACACAAAGGCCATAAAGGGCATCATCATCACCACAAGGGTGAGCATGGTGACCATGGAAAACATCATCATGAGGGTCATCACGAGGAACATGGCGGCGGACACAAAAAACATCACGATGAACACGACCATCATGGTCACCATCATGAACATGGACACCATCATAAAGGTGGCAAACACGGCCATAAGAAACATCATGACAAAGGTGAAAAGACTGAAGGTTACCATAAGAAGTACCATAAGGATCACTTCCATAAAGACCATCATTTCTATGATGATCATCATCACGAGGGTAAACATCACAAGCATGGCAAACACCACGGACATCATGAAAAACACGGCGGCGACCACAAGAAGGGCGGACACCACGAGCACGGTCATCATGAACACCATCATGGCAAGCACGGTCATCATGACAAGCATCATCATGACGAAGATCACAAAGGACACAAGGGTCACCACGGTCACGAAGagcaccaccaccaccaccatgACCATGGTAAGAAAGGTGGTCACCATGACGGAAAGGAGTGGGGCTTCCATCATGGGAAGCATTGA